Within Coffea arabica cultivar ET-39 chromosome 4e, Coffea Arabica ET-39 HiFi, whole genome shotgun sequence, the genomic segment ATAGAATATAAACGCGTGTACCATCTAATGAAGCCCTTCAAGCGCAAAAGATGAATAACAGATCCCCTGGGGATAATCCTCTTGTCCAAACTCAAATGGAGAATAACAGGATATCGTGCAACTGTCTGCGAATTCAGACCCATTTTGTTAACAAGAAAGTCCATCATCCTACTGAGTTTTTGCTCTGAAATAAGCATACAGTTAGGATCCTTTCCATATGCATTTCGCACCAAATCTTCAGACCAACCCCAACTCCTATACACTTCACAACACCGTTCCCAGTTTAATCTATTACGCATCCCAAACCGAGCATATAAAGCTAGCACAAAAGTTGATTTCAGATGATCAAATCCCATATTCTTAACCTCATATACAACTTCCCTGAAACGATTATCATTTACCATTACGGCAGCGGGATGACGAGTCATTAATAATCTAATGCATGATTCTCGAACTCCAAGTTCTCTTAGAACAGCAATATTGGAAGCAGGATTCTTTGTGGGGTCTTTAGAGAAGTAAACAGCACGCCATATTCTAGGAGAGGTAAGCCTATCATCTGTTCCATACATGCTCTTAAGGCAATGATAAAGAGGCAATATTTTATTCTTCAAGCTGCTTCTCAGTAGATTGTGATTTGCTGAAAGATTTTTGGTTAACTCACTTCTTGAAACCCATATAGAGCTGAAAAATTCAATCTTGGGCAAAAGGATCTTCTCAGGATTGTAAAAGAGAATCTGTGGTGCTGCTCCAACAAGTTTTGCTATGTGGGCTTTGCTGAATCCTTGATCTCTGAGGAACGCCAAAACTGCATTGGGCTTCTCAAGGGATTTGAACGTTACTCTTTTAGATAGAAAATTAGCCCTTCTGCTGGCAACCCACATGAGTTAACAAGGTAAGGGACAATATAAGAATGTGAATATTCATCCAATGCAGAGTTTGCAGTTCTTGATTTCACACCATAACCTGAATCAATTGCTTCAGCAAGACTACAGAAGTTAGCACAACAATCATTTCTAGACCCCCTGGCAAAAATTGAGCTAGAAAGCAAATGACCTTTCTGAAGCAAAATAAAGCAGGCCGTAGGGATTTTAGCTGAAATCTTGATAGGAGAGAGCTTGTAGAACAGGTATGCAGATAACATGTTTGATGAATTTACGCATACAGCAACATGACCTCCGATGGGGCGATCAACAACATTAAATGCTGCAGGATATGAGGGTTACAGATTAGCCCTTCAAAACTCGTTTTCTGAAATTTCGATTCGTGAGGGCTCTAACAAATTTGCTTTCTTCGTCACAGCCAAATGGGAAGTGGAaaacaaattttgaaatgaataaACAAAACACAAACAGAGTAATACTTTGACATATAGTAATGGTATTGTCAAACATAAGCTAACGCTAGTGGTTTAAGCCACCCCCGATGTACGTGCAATTATTACAAAACATCCacttggattagctgtttttggaggtatttttaaaaaattttattacaacagtgtatataaaattaataaaatttttttaaaatatttgatatattaaatagatgagatgttttttgagttactgtatattactgtaatattgtatttgaaaaacttatttttgaaaaaatggccaatccaaacggagtgTTTGGAtaaagtattatttgaaatgttattttaaataattactgtaacacatttttgtaatgtgatgtatgtgaaataaaaaaataattgaaaatataaaattatgaattgaaaaatgtgtttatgatatgttttgtgaaataattcagctatccaaacactattttggaagtaaaaaaaaaaagacaaaaaaaatgattttttgtttttgatgtaAATGAGAGGGTTTGAAACCCAAATCTCTCACTTAACACTCCTTTCCCCGGACTATTCAACCCATcatttccaaaaacaaaaaacaaaatggGGGAGAAAGAAATGGTTATGAAGAGTAAAGCACCAAGAATCGAAAAAAGCAATCGAGATAATAAAGCTCTTTTTatgaataattagaaaaaaaaaatatagcctcaattttatatacactgtcagcgcATACAGTTTATACACTATCatagttaaaaaattaaattttaaattttaaattaaaattaattgtCATATATCGGAGAGTGATAGTGTCTACAGTGTCAATGCATAGAATATTAATCTAAAAATATAATGGTTTGCAGGTGTGAAAGGAGTAGTAAAAGTTGTTTAGATACCTGTATTAAATTTTAAGACTTATTGTTTTGGTGTTTTTAGGAATGTTATGCCCTTATAATTGACAGTATAAAAGAAAATTCAGAAAGCAACCCCGATTGCTAACACCATAGCAAGTTTGCCACTGCATAGATTGAATTCAGGGAGAGATTCAACTGTCGTGCTTGGGTCTGCGTCTCTTCAAGCTACCATCACAAAAAGATGCTAAGATCAATCATAAAGGAATTAAATACAATGGATCACAAGCTACTTGAAATGTTGGAAAAGATGGAAGAGGAAGACTTGGAACGAAGGCTCTATCAAGATCTACAAGACAAGTGTTATCTTGTGGTACTTGATGATGTGTGGAATAGGGATGTAATCGAGCCAAAtcaatactcgagctcgactcgactcatatGTACCTAggttcgaactcgactcgagctcgaccgAGTTCAAAAAATCAATACTCGAGGCTTGACCAAAGTTTGTAAAATCGGGATCCTACATAGGATCGATTTTAGTTTCACAGgatcggatcgtaggatcggATCGTAGAATCGTAAGATCCTACCAAAAGCTCTTAATTGCAATTAAAGGTTGCAattctttgataaattacaaatataccacaaatattttcatttacttgcaaaatggagcttcgtatttcacaaatttacaaaaaaattgtaGAATCGTACGATCCTACCGATCCTGCTACGATTCTATGCGATCCTATAAAGATTAATATGATTTGCGACTCTGCATACGATCCGGATCGATTTTGGTTatccggatcgtaggatcgtacgatcctacgatccggatCGCGATTTTGACAACTATGGGCTTGACTAGAGGAACTCCCTTTAagctcgaaactcgactcgataagacTCGACCTTTAGGAAAGCCTTATCAAGTCGAATCTAATCAAGCTTCTTGACTCGACTCGGAAAATGTACACTTCTGCCCTTATGcaattttattataaagaagagtatattgtaaattcaatataaattatactcataacggtcattttataattataatatatatattatttaaatacaCCCCGACTCGACGAATAGCTTGACAAGCCACGAGCCTCAAAATATTGGCTCGAAACTCGACTCAAATAACAATCGAGTAGCTCGA encodes:
- the LOC113739388 gene encoding transcription termination factor MTERF15, mitochondrial, which codes for MWVASRRANFLSKRVTFKSLEKPNAVLAFLRDQGFSKAHIAKLVGAAPQILFYNPEKILLPKIEFFSSIWVSRSELTKNLSANHNLLRSSLKNKILPLYHCLKSMYGTDDRLTSPRIWRAVYFSKDPTKNPASNIAVLRELGVRESCIRLLMTRHPAAVMVNDNRFREVVYEVKNMGFDHLKSTFVLALYARFGMRNRLNWERCCEVYRSWGWSEDLVRNAYGKDPNCMLISEQKLSRMMDFLVNKMGLNSQTVARYPVILHLSLDKRIIPRGSVIHLLRLKGFIRWYTRLYSIFIPGEKYFLSKFVIPYEKQVPQLRDVYQGKMGIFDV